AATTATTAGAAATTAATGAACTTTTCAAAGGTTGTGCAGGAGAACTGGCTCAACACATGAAAAAAGAAGAATTGATTTTGTTTCCTTTTATCAAAAAAATGGTTCATGCTACTATTTCAGATGAATTAATTGCTCAGCCTCATTTTGGAACTGTCGAAAATCCGATTGCCATGATGATGCACGAACACGAAGCCGAAGGAGATCGTTTTAGAACAATAGTAGAATTAAGCAATAATTACACACCACCAGCAGACGCTTGCAACACGTATAAAGTAACTTTTGCAATGTTACAGGAATTTGAACAGGATTTGCACAAACACATTCATTTGGAAAATAATATTTTGTTTCCAAAAGCAATTAGGCTAGAAAAAGATTTTTCAGCACAATCATAACCAATTTAAACACCAAAATCAACAACTATGGGGAATTATGTCATCAAAAGAAATGGAAAATATAAGCCATTTGAAAGTTTTAAAATAAAAGATGCTATTGAAAAGAGTTTCAAGAGTGTTTCCATAGTCGTTGATGACAGTGTTTTTGAACGCATAATTATTCAGCTAGAAAACAAAGAAGTTTGGGCAGTTGAAGAAATTCAGGATTTAATTGAAAAAACATTATTTGAAAAACACTATTTTGAAGTAATGCGTTCTTTCATGCTTTTCCGTCACACCAGAAAGCTACAACGCGAACATATTGAGGGATTAAATGAAGATACTACTTATGTAGACAGCACCCAAACCATTGAAGAATACATCAAGCAAACTGACTGGAGAATCAATGCCAATGCCAACACTTCCTATTCGAATGCCGGATTAGTAAATAATGTGGCGGGTAAGATTATTGCGAATTATTGGCTGGATAAAGTGTACTCTAAAGAAGAAGGTTACGCGCACCGTAATGGTGATATTCATATTCATGATTTGGATTGCCTCACGGGTTATTGCGCCGGCTGGAGTTTACGAGTATTACTTAATGAGGGATTTAATGGAGTTAGAGGTCGTGTAGAAAGCAAAGCACCATCTCATTTTAGAGAAGCTTTAGGGCAAATGGCAAATTTTCTGGGGATTTTGCAAAGCGAATGGGCAGGTGCGCAAGCTTTCAGTTCGTTCGACACTTATCTTGCTCCATATGTTTTTAAAGATAATTTAGGATTTGATGATGTTCTAAAAGCGGTTAGGGGCTTTGTGTACAACTTGAATGTTCCTGCACGCTGGGGACAATCCCCTTTTACTAATATTACTTTGGATTGGGTTGTACCAGATGATTTAAAAACACAGATTCCGACCAAACATGATCATCATATTTTTGAAGACTGCATCACATCAGATTTATTAATCAGGGCCAAAAGAAGAGGTGTTTCTAAAGTAACTGACTTGAGATACGAGCATTTTCAAAAGGAAATGAACCTCATTAATAAAGCCTATTATACCGTGATGACCGAAGGTGATGCTAATGGACAACCTTTCACTTTCCCGATTCCAACGGTAAATATCACCGAAGCGTTTGACTGGGATGGAGAAAATACCGATCTGCTTTTTGAAAATACAGCTAAAATCGGTTCATCATATTTCCAAAATTTCATCGGAAGCCAATATATTTTAGATGAAAATGGCAACCAAATTGAAAACGAGGATGCCTACAAACCCAATGCAGTACGCAGTATGTGTTGCCGTTTACAGCTAGATTTGCGTGAATTGCTAAAACGCGGAAACGGACTTTTTGGAAGTGCTGAGATGACAGGAAGTATTGGTGTTGTTACCATAAATATGGCTCGTTTGGGTTATCTGAATAAAGGAAATAAAGATAAATTATATAATCAGCTTGATCAGCTTTTATACATAGCCAAATCTACTTTGGAGAAAAAAAGAGTGTTCGTTCAGGAAATGTATGACCGTGGATTATATCCATACACTAAACGTTATTTAGAACATTTTAGAAATCACTTCTCGACTATCGGAGTGAACGGAATGAATGAAATGATTGAAAATTTCACTAATAATAAAGACAACATCA
The Flavobacterium sp. 5 DNA segment above includes these coding regions:
- the ric gene encoding iron-sulfur cluster repair di-iron protein gives rise to the protein METLEKITIGEYVAKDFRTAALFSKYGIDFCCKGNRTIEEVCEKKEVKPEDLLNEIESILSLKSDSGIDFNSWPIDLLADYIEKTHHRYVSEKTPTLLQFLDKLSKVHGANHPELLEINELFKGCAGELAQHMKKEELILFPFIKKMVHATISDELIAQPHFGTVENPIAMMMHEHEAEGDRFRTIVELSNNYTPPADACNTYKVTFAMLQEFEQDLHKHIHLENNILFPKAIRLEKDFSAQS
- a CDS encoding ribonucleoside triphosphate reductase; this translates as MGNYVIKRNGKYKPFESFKIKDAIEKSFKSVSIVVDDSVFERIIIQLENKEVWAVEEIQDLIEKTLFEKHYFEVMRSFMLFRHTRKLQREHIEGLNEDTTYVDSTQTIEEYIKQTDWRINANANTSYSNAGLVNNVAGKIIANYWLDKVYSKEEGYAHRNGDIHIHDLDCLTGYCAGWSLRVLLNEGFNGVRGRVESKAPSHFREALGQMANFLGILQSEWAGAQAFSSFDTYLAPYVFKDNLGFDDVLKAVRGFVYNLNVPARWGQSPFTNITLDWVVPDDLKTQIPTKHDHHIFEDCITSDLLIRAKRRGVSKVTDLRYEHFQKEMNLINKAYYTVMTEGDANGQPFTFPIPTVNITEAFDWDGENTDLLFENTAKIGSSYFQNFIGSQYILDENGNQIENEDAYKPNAVRSMCCRLQLDLRELLKRGNGLFGSAEMTGSIGVVTINMARLGYLNKGNKDKLYNQLDQLLYIAKSTLEKKRVFVQEMYDRGLYPYTKRYLEHFRNHFSTIGVNGMNEMIENFTNNKDNITSEAGIEFANGILDHIRTRMKEFQEETGNLYNLEATPAEGTTYRFAKEDKKRYDDIIQAGQEENIYYTNSSQIPVDFTQDPFEALILQDQLQCKYTGGTVLHLYMSEKISSSEACKQFVKKVISNFRLPYITVTPVFSVCPVHGYLNGEHEYCPKCDEIIIEKESTSSKHEF